A section of the Tamandua tetradactyla isolate mTamTet1 chromosome 4, mTamTet1.pri, whole genome shotgun sequence genome encodes:
- the LOC143680336 gene encoding LOW QUALITY PROTEIN: olfactory receptor 4P4-like (The sequence of the model RefSeq protein was modified relative to this genomic sequence to represent the inferred CDS: inserted 1 base in 1 codon) gives MESQNNISEFVLLGLSYDQDIEVFCFVLFLFCYVSILAGNFLILISIRCSSLFHQPMYYFLTHLSCVDICYTSSVTPKLISDLLVGTKTISYNNCMLQVFTMHFFGSTEVFILTAMAFDRYAAICKPLHYMVIMNRTRCNLLILAAWAGGAVHSFPQLSMTVQLPFCGPNVIDHYFCDIFPLLKVACIDTYITGVLVVANSGMVALVTFVVLFVSYVIILLSLRNHSAEGIRKALSTCGSHITVVILFFVPSIFAYLRPPNTXEDKIFALFYTIIAPMFNPLIYTLRNTEMKNAIRKIWCQMLFSK, from the exons ATGGAAAGTCAAAACAATATTTCAGAATTCGTTCTTTTGGGACTTTCTTATGATCAAGACATAGAAGTATTTTGCTTTGTGCTCTTTTTATTCTGTTATGTTTCCATCTTGGCAGGAAACTTCCTGATTCTTATCTCCATTCGATGTAGCTCCCTTTTTCATCAACCCATGTACTATTTCCTCACCCATTTATCCTGTGTGGACATCTGCTACACTTCTAGTGTTACACCCAAACTTATCAGTGACCTGTTGGTGGGGACAAAAACCATTTCCTACAATAATTGCATGTTACAAGTCTTTACTATGCACTTCTTTGGAAGTACTGAGGTTTTCATTCTTACTGCCATGGCCTTTGATCGTTATGCTGCTATCTGCAAACCTCTGCACTACATGGTTATTATGAACAGGACAAGATGCAATCTTCTTATCCTAGCTGCTTGGGCTGGAGGAGCTGTCCATTCCTTTCCTCAATTGTCTATGACAGTCCAGTTGCCTTTTTGTGGTCCAAATGTAATTGATCATTATTTCTGTGATATTTTCCCACTGCTAAAAGTTGCCTGTATTGATACCTACATCACAGGTGTCCTTGTCGTTGCCAATTCAGGTATGGTTGCCTTAGTAACCTTTGTTGTCTTATTTGTTTCTTATGTCATTATATTGTTAAGTTTAAGAAATCATTCAGCTGAAGGAATTCGCAAAGCCTTATCTACCTGTGGGTCTCATATCACAGTGGTTATCTTATTCTTTGTGCCTTCAATCTTTGCTTACCTTAGACCACCTAACA CTgaggataaaatatttgcacTGTTTTACACTATCATTGCTCCTATGTTCAATCCCTTAATCTATACTCTgagaaatacagaaatgaaaaatgccataAGAAAAATTTGGTGTCAAATGTTATTTTCAAAGTAA